One genomic window of Bradyrhizobium sp. B124 includes the following:
- a CDS encoding 4-(cytidine 5'-diphospho)-2-C-methyl-D-erythritol kinase translates to MPALIEEGRAKVNLTLKVVGRRVDGFHDLESVVAFADCADRLTLEPGPELSLSMLGPLADACGDTSDNLVLKAARLLGERVADLEVGHFTLEKVLPVAAGIGGGSADAAAALRLLARLNELSLDDSRIMEVALQTGADVPVCVASRACDMTGVGEGLLPLDLPKMPCVLVNPRVPVATKDVFNALGLRHGELLIGATDVVMQASSWPDAGHAVDDWIAALSRGTNDLEAPAARIEPVISDVLSALRATKGVRLVRMSGSGATCFAVFGTDVDAQAAGEKLRAAHPGWWVHAGALS, encoded by the coding sequence GTGCCGGCGCTGATTGAAGAAGGGCGTGCCAAGGTCAACCTGACGCTGAAGGTTGTCGGGCGGCGCGTCGATGGGTTTCACGACCTGGAGAGCGTCGTCGCGTTTGCCGATTGCGCCGATCGTCTCACGCTCGAGCCGGGGCCCGAGCTGTCGCTCTCGATGCTGGGGCCGCTGGCCGATGCCTGCGGCGATACGTCTGATAATCTCGTGCTCAAGGCCGCGCGACTGCTCGGCGAGCGCGTCGCGGACCTCGAGGTCGGCCACTTCACGCTGGAGAAGGTGCTGCCCGTCGCGGCCGGTATTGGCGGCGGCTCGGCGGATGCCGCGGCTGCACTGCGGCTTTTGGCGCGGCTCAACGAGCTCTCGCTCGACGATAGCAGGATCATGGAGGTCGCGCTGCAGACCGGCGCCGACGTGCCGGTATGCGTCGCCTCGCGCGCCTGCGACATGACCGGCGTCGGCGAGGGCCTGCTGCCGCTCGACCTGCCGAAAATGCCGTGCGTGCTGGTCAATCCGCGCGTGCCGGTTGCGACCAAGGATGTCTTCAATGCGCTTGGGCTGCGCCATGGCGAGCTCCTGATCGGCGCCACCGATGTCGTGATGCAGGCGTCGTCCTGGCCGGACGCCGGCCACGCGGTCGACGACTGGATCGCGGCGCTTTCGCGCGGCACCAACGATCTCGAAGCGCCCGCCGCGCGCATCGAGCCCGTCATCAGCGACGTCTTGTCCGCGCTGCGTGCGACCAAGGGCGTTCGCCTGGTGCGCATGTCGGGCTCCGGCGCGACCTGCTTTGCGGTGTTCGGAACCGATGTCGATGCCCAGGCCGCCGGCGAAAAGCTCCGCGCCGCACATCCCGGCTGGTGGGTGCATGCGGGCGCGCTGAGCTGA
- a CDS encoding tetratricopeptide repeat protein translates to MLSTRFNRLTIAVLAAAALAVPAQLSAQTPDHPTDNAAQFPSKTDLKSLTTAGSYLAARHASVERDAASAAAFYRSALRTDPKNSELLDRAFISSLADGDIDEAVKLADRILTQDKANRVARLVVGVRDLKLKKYAAAQSNINQSVRGPITDLVATLLSAWAAYGAGDSKGAVASIDKLTGPEWYPIFKDLHAGMIYELSGKEKDAGARFEKVFKLDDSMLRTVDEYARWTSRNKDAAAATAMYEAFDKKLPRHPLVLEGIKETKAGKKLPPLIDSPQAGAAEALYGIGATLTRRGGEDLALVYLQLALYLQPNHPLALLSLADLYESVKKPQMAIKVYERMPASSPLKRNAQIQLATNLDAADRSDEAIKILKEVTADQPKDIEAILALGNIERGRKKFADCATTYSQAIDALPAAGGDKNAWVTYYYRGICEERSKQWNKAEADMRKALELQPEQPHVLNYLGYSWIDQGINLDEGMKMIKRAVDQRPDDGYIVDSLGWAYYRIGNYDEAVKNLERAIDLKPEDPTINDHLGDAYWRVGRTLEAKFQWAHARDLKPEPEELPKIQAKIDNGLPDDTSNAASADKKKDDDGKGG, encoded by the coding sequence ATGCTGTCCACCCGTTTCAACCGCCTGACGATTGCCGTTCTTGCTGCCGCGGCGCTTGCCGTGCCTGCGCAGCTGTCGGCGCAGACGCCCGACCATCCGACCGACAATGCCGCGCAATTCCCGAGCAAGACCGACCTGAAGTCGCTGACCACCGCCGGCAGCTATCTGGCCGCCCGCCACGCCAGTGTCGAGCGCGATGCGGCCTCGGCTGCTGCGTTCTACCGCTCGGCGCTGCGCACCGATCCGAAGAATTCCGAGCTGCTCGACCGCGCCTTCATCTCCTCGCTCGCCGACGGCGACATTGATGAGGCGGTGAAGCTCGCCGACCGCATCCTGACCCAGGACAAGGCCAACCGCGTCGCCCGCCTCGTGGTCGGCGTGCGCGACCTCAAGCTGAAGAAATACGCCGCCGCGCAGTCCAACATCAACCAGTCGGTGCGCGGTCCGATCACCGACCTGGTGGCGACGCTGCTGTCGGCCTGGGCGGCCTATGGCGCCGGCGACAGCAAGGGTGCGGTCGCATCGATCGACAAGCTGACCGGCCCCGAATGGTATCCGATCTTCAAGGACCTGCACGCCGGCATGATCTACGAGCTGTCCGGCAAGGAGAAGGATGCCGGGGCCCGCTTCGAGAAGGTGTTCAAGCTCGACGATTCGATGCTGCGCACGGTCGACGAATATGCGCGCTGGACCTCGCGCAACAAGGATGCCGCCGCCGCGACCGCGATGTACGAGGCGTTCGACAAGAAGCTGCCGCGTCATCCGCTGGTGCTGGAAGGCATCAAGGAAACCAAGGCCGGCAAGAAGCTGCCGCCGCTGATCGATTCACCGCAGGCCGGCGCCGCCGAGGCGCTGTACGGCATCGGCGCGACGCTGACCCGCCGCGGCGGCGAGGACCTCGCGCTGGTCTATCTGCAGCTCGCGCTCTACCTGCAGCCGAACCATCCGCTGGCCCTGCTGTCGCTCGCCGATCTCTATGAATCGGTGAAGAAGCCGCAGATGGCAATCAAGGTCTATGAGCGGATGCCGGCGTCCTCGCCGCTGAAGCGCAACGCGCAGATCCAGCTCGCGACCAATCTCGACGCCGCCGACCGCAGCGACGAGGCGATCAAGATCCTCAAGGAAGTCACCGCGGATCAGCCGAAGGATATCGAGGCGATCCTTGCGCTCGGCAATATCGAGCGCGGCCGCAAGAAGTTCGCCGACTGCGCGACCACCTATTCGCAGGCGATCGACGCGCTGCCGGCCGCCGGCGGCGACAAGAACGCCTGGGTCACCTACTACTATCGCGGCATCTGCGAGGAGCGCTCCAAGCAGTGGAACAAGGCCGAGGCCGACATGCGCAAGGCGCTCGAGCTGCAGCCCGAGCAGCCGCATGTGCTGAACTATCTCGGCTATTCCTGGATCGACCAGGGCATCAACCTCGACGAAGGCATGAAGATGATCAAGCGTGCCGTCGATCAGCGCCCTGATGACGGCTACATCGTCGACTCCCTCGGCTGGGCCTATTACCGGATCGGCAATTACGACGAGGCGGTGAAGAACCTCGAGCGTGCGATCGACCTGAAGCCGGAAGATCCGACCATCAACGACCATCTCGGCGATGCCTATTGGCGCGTCGGCCGCACGCTGGAAGCCAAGTTCCAGTGGGCCCATGCCCGCGACCTCAAGCCCGAGCCGGAAGAGCTGCCGAAGATCCAGGCCAAGATCGACAACGGCCTGCCGGACGACACCTCGAACGCCGCCTCCGCCGACAAGAAGAAGGACGACGACGGCAAGGGCGGTTGA
- a CDS encoding SMP-30/gluconolactonase/LRE family protein, which produces MANIRVLATDLEFPEGPVVMPDGSVVLVEIRGQRLTRIYPDGRKEIVAKVPGGPNGAALGPDGKMYVCNNGGFSWIPTRNMIMPGPQPEDYLGGSIQRVDLQSGKVETVVTKCGEHELRGPNDLVFDKHGGLWFSDLGKRRAREMDVGAFYYLKPGMNEIVEAVHGILPANGIGLSPDEKTVYIAETPTARLWAYEVSEPGTIKPRDVIYRGERGKPIAGLGGYQMFDSLAVEASGNVCVATLISGCISVIAPDGTVVEQVPTGDRVTTNIAFGGPDLKTAYITLSGKGELIAMDWSRPGLPLNFLNK; this is translated from the coding sequence ATGGCCAATATCCGCGTACTCGCCACCGATCTCGAGTTTCCCGAAGGTCCCGTCGTCATGCCCGACGGTTCGGTCGTGCTGGTCGAAATCCGCGGCCAGCGGCTGACCCGGATCTATCCCGACGGGCGCAAGGAGATCGTCGCCAAGGTGCCGGGCGGCCCGAACGGCGCGGCACTCGGCCCGGACGGCAAGATGTACGTCTGCAACAATGGCGGCTTCTCCTGGATCCCGACCCGCAACATGATCATGCCGGGTCCGCAGCCGGAGGATTATCTCGGCGGTTCGATCCAGCGCGTCGATCTGCAATCCGGCAAGGTCGAGACCGTGGTGACGAAGTGCGGCGAGCATGAGCTGCGCGGGCCGAACGATCTGGTGTTCGACAAGCACGGCGGCCTGTGGTTCTCCGACCTCGGCAAGCGCCGCGCCCGCGAGATGGATGTCGGTGCATTCTATTATCTGAAGCCCGGCATGAACGAGATCGTCGAGGCCGTGCACGGCATCCTGCCGGCCAACGGCATCGGCCTGTCGCCGGATGAGAAGACCGTCTACATCGCGGAGACGCCGACGGCGCGGCTGTGGGCCTATGAGGTGTCCGAGCCCGGCACCATCAAGCCGCGCGACGTGATCTATCGCGGCGAGCGCGGCAAGCCGATCGCGGGCCTCGGCGGCTACCAGATGTTCGATTCGCTCGCCGTCGAAGCATCGGGCAATGTCTGCGTCGCGACGCTGATTTCGGGCTGCATCTCGGTGATCGCGCCTGACGGCACCGTGGTCGAGCAGGTGCCGACCGGCGACCGCGTCACCACCAACATCGCCTTCGGCGGCCCCGACCTGAAGACCGCGTACATCACGCTGTCCGGCAAGGGCGAACTGATCGCGATGGACTGGTCGCGGCCGGGATTGCCGCTGAATTTTCTGAACAAGTGA
- a CDS encoding GNAT family protein, whose product MPWLEPVTLRGAHAWLEPLSHDHRDGLVDAVKDGHLSQLWYTSIPQPENMAKEIDRRLGLQAAGSMLPFTVFDADGRISGMSTYMNVDTPNRRVEIGSTWYAKRVQRSAVNTQCKLLLLQHAFEKLDCIAVEFRTHFFNHQSRRGIERLGAKQDGILRSHQIAPNGTLRDTVVYSIIASEWPTVKAHLNYQLNEKPR is encoded by the coding sequence ATGCCCTGGCTTGAACCGGTCACCCTTCGCGGTGCGCATGCGTGGCTCGAACCGTTGTCCCATGATCATCGCGACGGTCTCGTCGACGCAGTGAAGGACGGCCATCTCTCTCAACTCTGGTACACCTCGATCCCGCAGCCGGAGAACATGGCCAAGGAGATCGACCGCCGGCTCGGCCTGCAGGCGGCCGGATCGATGCTGCCGTTCACCGTGTTCGATGCCGACGGCCGGATCTCGGGCATGTCGACCTACATGAATGTCGACACGCCGAACCGCCGCGTTGAGATCGGCTCGACCTGGTACGCCAAGCGTGTGCAGCGCAGCGCGGTCAACACGCAGTGCAAACTGCTGCTGCTCCAACACGCCTTCGAGAAGCTCGATTGCATTGCAGTCGAGTTCCGCACGCATTTCTTCAATCACCAGAGCCGGCGCGGTATCGAGCGTCTGGGTGCCAAGCAGGACGGCATCCTGCGCAGCCATCAGATCGCGCCCAACGGTACGTTGCGCGACACCGTGGTTTACAGCATCATCGCCAGCGAATGGCCGACGGTGAAGGCGCATCTCAACTATCAACTCAACGAAAAGCCGCGCTGA
- a CDS encoding GMC family oxidoreductase N-terminal domain-containing protein, whose amino-acid sequence METFDYVIIGAGSAGSVLTNRLSEDAAVRVCVLEAGPSDWHPYIHLPAGFIKTFHMTSVNWAYQQEVGPYTGGRSIYAPRGKTLGGSSSINGHIYNRGQRQDFDTWAQLGNRGWGYPDVLPYFRRMERRIGEGDDTYRGRDGNLTVTTMDWQDPLCEAFMAGAVSLGIPRNPDYNGQIQEGVSYCQRTILNGRRVSAATAFLHPARKRPNVDVRTHAHVTGIIFEGKRAVGVRYNRGGKHGDPLEIRATKEVILSGGAYNSPQLLQLSGVGSPDLLKSHGIEVRHALPGVGEGLQDHYAPRSVARVKNIRTINELRRGFSLWGEAIKWATTRRGLLSLSPTMVYCFWHSGETTESSDLQLTFTPASYKEGVQGQLEDEPGMTVASWQQRPESRGYVRIRSADPFAPPIIQTNYLAEAIDRRVVVAGMKLARRLLASEPLKPYFAYEDFPGPKVTSDEELLAAATQRGTTTFHPGCTCRMGPADASWAVVDDQLRVHGMEGLRVIDASIMPRMISANLNASTLMIADKASDMIRGKTPEAAAKLPEYA is encoded by the coding sequence ATGGAAACGTTCGATTATGTGATCATCGGCGCAGGCTCCGCCGGGAGCGTGCTGACCAACCGGTTGAGTGAAGACGCTGCTGTCAGGGTGTGCGTGCTCGAGGCGGGGCCGAGTGACTGGCATCCTTACATCCATCTGCCGGCCGGCTTCATCAAGACCTTCCACATGACGAGCGTGAACTGGGCCTATCAGCAGGAGGTGGGTCCCTACACCGGCGGGCGCAGCATCTACGCGCCGCGCGGCAAGACACTCGGCGGCTCGTCGTCGATCAACGGCCACATCTACAATCGCGGCCAGCGCCAGGATTTCGACACCTGGGCGCAGCTCGGCAATCGCGGCTGGGGCTATCCCGACGTGCTGCCGTACTTCCGGCGCATGGAGCGGCGGATCGGCGAGGGCGACGATACCTATCGCGGCCGCGACGGCAATCTCACCGTCACCACGATGGACTGGCAGGACCCGCTCTGCGAAGCCTTCATGGCGGGCGCGGTCAGCCTCGGGATTCCGCGCAATCCCGACTACAATGGCCAGATCCAGGAGGGCGTGTCGTACTGCCAGCGCACCATCCTGAACGGGCGCCGGGTCAGCGCTGCGACCGCGTTCCTGCATCCGGCGCGGAAGCGGCCGAATGTCGACGTACGCACGCATGCGCATGTCACCGGTATCATCTTCGAGGGCAAGCGCGCGGTCGGCGTGCGCTACAACCGCGGCGGCAAGCACGGCGATCCGCTCGAGATCCGCGCCACCAAGGAGGTCATCCTCTCCGGCGGCGCCTATAACTCGCCGCAGCTGTTGCAGCTCTCCGGCGTTGGTTCGCCCGACCTGCTGAAGTCGCACGGCATCGAGGTGCGCCACGCGCTGCCGGGTGTCGGCGAGGGCCTGCAGGATCATTACGCACCGCGCTCGGTGGCGCGGGTCAAGAACATCCGGACCATCAACGAGCTGCGCCGCGGCTTCAGCCTGTGGGGCGAGGCGATCAAATGGGCGACGACGCGGCGCGGGCTGCTGTCGCTGTCGCCGACCATGGTCTATTGCTTCTGGCATTCTGGCGAGACCACCGAGAGCTCCGATTTGCAGCTCACCTTCACGCCGGCGAGCTACAAGGAAGGCGTGCAGGGCCAGCTCGAGGACGAGCCCGGCATGACGGTGGCCTCATGGCAGCAGCGGCCGGAGAGTCGCGGCTATGTCCGGATCCGCTCCGCCGATCCGTTCGCGCCGCCGATCATCCAGACCAACTATCTTGCCGAGGCGATCGACCGCCGCGTCGTCGTCGCCGGCATGAAGCTGGCGCGCCGGCTGCTCGCCTCCGAGCCGCTCAAGCCGTATTTCGCCTATGAGGACTTTCCGGGTCCGAAGGTCACGAGCGACGAGGAGCTGCTCGCGGCCGCGACCCAGCGCGGCACCACCACCTTCCATCCCGGCTGTACCTGCCGGATGGGACCGGCCGATGCGTCCTGGGCCGTGGTCGACGACCAGCTTCGGGTCCATGGCATGGAGGGCCTGCGCGTGATCGACGCCTCGATCATGCCGCGGATGATATCGGCCAACCTCAACGCCTCGACCTTGATGATCGCCGACAAGGCCTCCGACATGATCCGCGGCAAGACCCCCGAAGCCGCCGCGAAACTGCCGGAGTATGCGTGA